Proteins encoded in a region of the bacterium genome:
- the ppdK gene encoding pyruvate, phosphate dikinase, whose amino-acid sequence MPKKYVFRFDSGGADGSAKMKELLGGKGANLAEMSNLGIPVPAGFTISTDVCTYYYEHKRSHPKELASQVEKALASVEKIMGRKFGSPERPLLVSVRSGARASMPGMMDTVLNLGINDTIVEGFARESERAAWDCYRRFVQMYGDVVLGLRPENKDEADPFEAIIERVKRDRRIKLDLELDVRDLQRLVDEFKTAIKKRTGRRFPDKPWDQLWGAIGAVFGSWNNERANVYRRLNRIPDWWGTAVNVQAMVFGNLGDDCATGVGFSRSPATGEKALYGEYLRNAQGEDVVAGIRTPQPIVALKTELPDAYRELDAIVRRLEAHYRDMQDIEFTIERGKLWMLQTRNGKRTGFAHCRIAVDLVKEKMASPREALTRLIPDAGALEQLLRPVFRPDSLAAAKKAGRHIAKGLAAGPGAASGRVVFHAEDAVAAHRRGEKVILVRLETSPEDIRGMEVAAGILTARGGQTSHAALVARQMGKVCVSGCADLDVSYVARELRSNSHRVAEGDFISLDGFSGDVYEGAIDVMRSEVEQALFGKGKEAERAKKSTTFLAYSRLMSWSDKFRRLRVRANADQPDQSEEAVVYGAQGIGLCRTEHMFFGGDRIDAVREMILANDADGRKHALDKLLPYQRRDFIGILRAMGRRPVTIRLLDPPLHEFLPHGEKDIADLARKLKRPAQELRAKVESLHEFNPMLGHRGCRLGVVYPEIYLMQARAIVEAAIDVKSRYGIECRPEIMIPLVGHFKELQFLRGRIEEEIKHVLKRRKARGRFPIGTMIELPRAAVTAHRIAEFADFFSFGTNDLTQTAFGLSRDDAGRFLPNYVDSGILPEDPFVSLDVDGVGELVRLGIERGRASNPKLHVGICGEHGGDPASVHFCHDAKMDYVSCSPPRIPIARLAAAQAAIEEEKAADSTAKVGELASPPARAKKAKVAKKTDARVTANRTTASAAKSGQSKRAKGRSAAARKR is encoded by the coding sequence TCCCCGTTCCCGCCGGCTTCACCATCAGCACCGACGTGTGCACCTATTATTACGAGCACAAACGAAGCCATCCGAAGGAGTTGGCGTCGCAGGTCGAGAAAGCGTTGGCGAGCGTCGAGAAGATCATGGGGCGGAAATTCGGATCGCCGGAACGCCCGCTTCTCGTGTCGGTGCGCTCGGGCGCGCGCGCGTCGATGCCGGGGATGATGGACACGGTGCTGAACCTCGGCATCAACGACACGATCGTCGAGGGATTCGCCCGGGAGAGCGAACGCGCGGCGTGGGATTGCTATCGCCGGTTCGTGCAGATGTATGGAGACGTCGTCCTTGGCCTGCGGCCGGAAAATAAGGACGAGGCCGATCCATTCGAGGCGATCATCGAACGCGTGAAGCGCGATCGGCGGATCAAGCTCGATCTCGAGCTCGATGTGCGCGACCTGCAGCGGTTGGTGGACGAGTTCAAGACTGCGATCAAAAAGCGCACGGGCCGGCGCTTTCCTGATAAGCCATGGGACCAGCTCTGGGGCGCGATCGGCGCGGTTTTCGGATCGTGGAACAACGAGCGCGCCAACGTTTACCGGCGCCTCAATCGCATACCCGACTGGTGGGGCACCGCGGTCAACGTGCAAGCGATGGTGTTCGGGAATCTGGGGGACGACTGCGCGACGGGCGTCGGCTTTTCTCGCAGTCCGGCGACGGGCGAAAAGGCGTTGTACGGCGAATATCTGCGCAACGCACAGGGCGAGGATGTCGTCGCGGGAATTCGGACGCCGCAGCCGATCGTCGCGTTGAAGACGGAGTTGCCCGACGCGTATCGCGAGCTGGACGCCATCGTGCGTCGGCTCGAAGCACATTATCGCGATATGCAGGACATCGAGTTCACGATCGAACGCGGCAAACTGTGGATGCTGCAGACGCGTAACGGCAAGCGGACGGGATTCGCGCACTGCCGGATCGCCGTCGATCTGGTGAAGGAAAAGATGGCGTCGCCGCGAGAGGCCCTGACTCGGTTAATCCCCGACGCGGGCGCGCTCGAGCAGTTGCTGCGTCCCGTGTTCCGGCCGGACTCGCTTGCCGCGGCGAAAAAGGCGGGCCGGCATATCGCCAAGGGGTTGGCCGCGGGGCCCGGCGCGGCCAGCGGGCGCGTCGTGTTTCACGCGGAAGACGCCGTTGCGGCGCATCGGCGCGGGGAGAAGGTGATTCTCGTCCGGCTGGAGACGAGTCCGGAGGACATTCGCGGCATGGAAGTCGCCGCGGGCATCCTGACCGCGCGCGGCGGGCAGACCTCGCATGCGGCGCTCGTCGCACGGCAGATGGGAAAGGTGTGCGTGTCGGGTTGCGCCGATCTGGATGTTTCGTACGTCGCGCGCGAGTTGCGTTCGAACAGCCATCGCGTCGCCGAAGGCGATTTCATCAGCCTCGACGGATTTTCGGGAGACGTCTACGAAGGCGCGATCGACGTGATGCGCTCGGAGGTCGAGCAGGCCTTGTTCGGCAAGGGGAAGGAAGCGGAACGCGCGAAGAAATCGACGACGTTTCTGGCGTACAGCCGGCTCATGAGCTGGTCGGACAAATTCCGCCGCCTTCGCGTTCGCGCGAACGCGGATCAGCCCGACCAGTCGGAGGAGGCGGTGGTCTACGGCGCGCAGGGCATCGGCCTTTGCCGCACGGAGCACATGTTTTTCGGCGGCGATCGCATCGACGCCGTGCGCGAGATGATCCTCGCGAACGACGCGGACGGCCGAAAACACGCGCTCGACAAGCTGCTGCCGTATCAGCGGCGCGACTTCATCGGCATCTTGCGCGCGATGGGCCGGCGCCCGGTGACGATCCGCCTTCTCGATCCGCCGCTGCACGAGTTCCTGCCGCATGGCGAAAAGGACATCGCGGATCTGGCGAGGAAGCTGAAGCGCCCGGCCCAGGAACTGCGCGCCAAGGTCGAGTCGCTGCACGAGTTCAATCCGATGCTCGGTCACCGCGGCTGCCGGCTTGGCGTCGTCTATCCGGAGATTTATCTGATGCAGGCGCGCGCGATCGTCGAGGCGGCGATCGACGTGAAGAGCCGATACGGTATCGAGTGCCGGCCGGAAATCATGATTCCGCTTGTCGGGCATTTCAAGGAATTGCAATTCCTTCGCGGGCGCATCGAGGAGGAAATCAAACATGTCCTCAAACGGCGCAAAGCGAGGGGGCGTTTCCCGATCGGCACCATGATCGAGCTGCCGCGCGCGGCCGTAACGGCGCACCGAATCGCGGAGTTCGCGGACTTCTTCAGCTTCGGCACGAACGATCTGACGCAGACCGCGTTTGGCCTCTCGCGCGACGACGCGGGACGTTTCCTCCCCAATTACGTCGATAGCGGCATCCTGCCCGAGGATCCGTTCGTGTCGCTCGACGTCGATGGCGTGGGCGAACTCGTGCGTCTTGGCATCGAACGCGGGCGCGCGTCCAATCCGAAGTTGCACGTCGGCATCTGCGGCGAACACGGCGGCGATCCGGCAAGCGTCCACTTCTGCCACGATGCGAAGATGGACTACGTCTCCTGCTCGCCGCCGCGCATTCCGATCGCCCGACTGGCGGCGGCGCAGGCCGCGATCGAGGAGGAAAAAGCGGCGGATTCGACGGCGAAAGTTGGTGAACTCGCGAGCCCGCCGGCCCGGGCGAAAAAAGCAAAGGTCGCCAAAAAGACCGATGCGCGCGTGACGGCCAATCGGACAACGGCGTCGGCCGCGAAGAGCGGGCAATCCAAACGCGCGAAAGGCCGGTCGGCCGCCGCGCGCAAGCGCTGA
- the eno gene encoding phosphopyruvate hydratase, whose product MAKIANITAREILDSRGNPTLSATVTLDDGTRAEAAVPSGASTGTHEAVELRDGDKSRYLGKGVTRAVFNVTGEILGRLRGMDAAAQGDIDRAMIELDGTPNKGRLGANAILGVSMAVARAHAITAGQELFRALPSGRGATILPVPLMNVVNGGQHADNNVDIQEFMIVPAGRPTYAEALRCGAEVFHHLKKVLGDKSYATSVGDEGGFAPNCKNNEEPLELILAAIERAGYRPGEDVFLALDVAASEFFENGAYTMAAEGLRRAPSDAVIEFLAKIVAKYPVISVEDGLAEDDWEGWRRLTDELGNKVQLVGDDLFVTNPRRLSRGVGEKIGNSILIKLNQIGTVTETIDVINAARDAGYTNVVSHRSGETCDPFIAHLAVACDTGQIKTGSASRSERLCKYNELLRIEDVLGGDARWIGREAFAR is encoded by the coding sequence ATGGCAAAGATCGCGAATATCACGGCGCGTGAGATTCTGGATTCGCGCGGCAATCCCACGCTTTCGGCGACAGTGACGCTGGACGACGGAACGCGCGCGGAAGCGGCCGTTCCGTCCGGCGCGAGCACCGGCACGCACGAGGCCGTCGAGCTGCGCGACGGCGATAAATCGCGGTATCTCGGCAAGGGCGTAACGCGCGCCGTTTTCAATGTGACCGGCGAAATCCTCGGCCGCCTTCGCGGGATGGACGCCGCGGCGCAGGGCGATATCGACCGCGCGATGATCGAACTCGACGGCACGCCGAACAAGGGCCGCCTGGGCGCCAACGCGATTCTCGGCGTGAGCATGGCCGTCGCGCGCGCACACGCGATCACGGCGGGGCAGGAGCTGTTCCGCGCGCTGCCGTCGGGCCGCGGCGCAACGATCCTTCCGGTGCCGCTCATGAACGTCGTCAACGGCGGGCAGCACGCGGACAACAACGTGGACATTCAGGAGTTCATGATCGTGCCCGCGGGCCGGCCGACGTACGCCGAGGCGCTGCGTTGCGGCGCGGAGGTCTTTCACCATCTGAAAAAGGTGTTGGGCGACAAGAGTTACGCCACCTCCGTCGGCGACGAAGGCGGGTTCGCGCCGAACTGCAAGAACAATGAGGAGCCGCTCGAACTGATTCTCGCGGCGATCGAACGCGCGGGATATCGGCCGGGCGAGGATGTCTTCCTCGCGCTCGATGTGGCGGCGAGCGAATTTTTCGAAAACGGTGCCTACACGATGGCCGCCGAGGGGCTGCGCCGCGCGCCTTCGGACGCGGTGATCGAATTTCTCGCGAAGATCGTCGCGAAGTACCCCGTCATTTCCGTCGAGGACGGTCTTGCGGAGGACGACTGGGAAGGCTGGCGGCGGCTGACCGACGAACTCGGGAACAAGGTGCAGCTTGTCGGCGACGATCTTTTCGTCACGAACCCGCGGCGCCTGTCGCGCGGCGTCGGGGAGAAGATCGGCAACAGCATCCTCATCAAGCTCAACCAGATCGGCACCGTGACGGAAACGATCGACGTCATCAACGCCGCGCGAGACGCGGGGTACACGAACGTCGTGTCGCATCGCTCGGGAGAAACGTGCGATCCGTTCATCGCGCATCTGGCGGTCGCGTGCGACACCGGGCAGATCAAGACCGGGTCGGCCTCGCGCTCCGAGCGCCTGTGCAAATACAACGAACTTCTTCGCATCGAGGACGTTCTCGGCGGCGACGCGCGTTGGATCGGCCGGGAGGCGTTCGCGCGGTGA
- a CDS encoding glycosyltransferase — protein sequence MTVARRGLVVCLPSYNEEGNLADLIRDTHDAVPYALILVVDDGSTDRTRAIAAAAAGTYPVVVEPHARNRGLAEAMRTALIRALDLVDPDGFVVSMDADGSHRPDQIPQLVEAARRGAELVVAGRYLEGSTVAGVPWFRKILSVGARVFTRVALGNLHVRDVSCGYRLYRASLVRRAFEAWGEGLIVSPGFSVNLELLVKMSRIGARVDQIPLRLRYDLKQGESKIRIVRTVIQYLRVYAHLALARPPRLPAPTPPA from the coding sequence ATGACCGTCGCGCGCCGCGGCCTTGTCGTGTGCCTTCCCAGCTATAACGAGGAGGGCAATCTCGCCGATCTCATCCGCGATACGCACGACGCCGTGCCGTACGCGTTGATTCTTGTCGTCGACGACGGCTCCACCGATCGCACGCGCGCGATCGCCGCGGCCGCGGCCGGGACGTACCCGGTCGTCGTCGAGCCGCACGCGCGAAATCGCGGCCTGGCCGAGGCCATGCGAACGGCGCTAATACGCGCGCTTGATCTTGTCGATCCGGATGGGTTTGTCGTTTCGATGGATGCGGACGGATCGCATCGCCCCGACCAGATTCCGCAATTGGTCGAAGCCGCCCGGCGGGGCGCCGAGCTTGTTGTGGCGGGCCGCTATCTCGAGGGCTCGACGGTCGCCGGCGTGCCGTGGTTTCGCAAGATCCTGTCCGTCGGCGCGCGCGTGTTCACGCGCGTTGCCCTTGGCAATCTGCACGTGCGCGACGTGAGCTGTGGCTATCGCCTCTATCGCGCCTCGCTTGTCCGGCGCGCCTTCGAGGCCTGGGGCGAGGGGCTGATTGTGTCGCCCGGCTTTTCCGTGAACCTCGAACTGCTCGTGAAGATGTCGCGGATCGGCGCGCGCGTCGATCAAATACCGCTTCGTCTGCGCTATGACCTCAAGCAAGGCGAAAGCAAGATCCGCATCGTGCGGACGGTGATTCAGTATCTCCGGGTATACGCGCATCTCGCCCTCGCGCGGCCTCCCCGTCTGCCGGCCCCGACGCCGCCGGCATGA